A stretch of the Tannerella serpentiformis genome encodes the following:
- a CDS encoding CDP-alcohol phosphatidyltransferase family protein — MKHVPNLLSALRILLSPVLIATADRPPLLAALMLLAGATDAVDGIIARRFDCQTRLGARLDSVADWTFFLALGWVFCTRYESVVRSCLTELVVVLALRLAAIVVGWLRFRRLLSVHTLGNKISAVIAFVLLVRIVWCGPVSATALRIALLFAALTALEELLIIVRSRTPDPNQRSLFGRR; from the coding sequence ATGAAGCACGTCCCGAACCTCCTTTCCGCCCTGCGCATTCTTCTCTCGCCCGTCCTCATAGCCACAGCCGATCGGCCCCCGCTACTGGCCGCCCTGATGCTGCTGGCCGGAGCTACCGACGCCGTCGACGGGATCATTGCGCGTCGCTTCGACTGTCAGACGCGGCTTGGCGCCCGCCTCGACTCGGTGGCCGACTGGACGTTCTTCCTCGCCCTGGGGTGGGTCTTCTGCACGCGCTACGAGTCCGTGGTGCGCTCCTGCCTGACGGAGCTCGTCGTGGTTCTTGCCCTGCGACTGGCTGCGATCGTCGTCGGGTGGCTGCGCTTCCGCCGACTGCTCTCCGTCCACACCCTGGGCAATAAGATCAGCGCCGTGATCGCCTTCGTCCTACTCGTGCGCATCGTCTGGTGCGGCCCCGTATCGGCGACAGCCCTGCGCATTGCACTCCTCTTCGCCGCCCTGACCGCCCTCGAAGAGCTACTCATCATCGTCCGCAGTCGCACCCCCGACCCCAATCAGCGCAGCCTCTTCGGGAGACGCTAA
- a CDS encoding DUF2442 domain-containing protein, which produces MEKIKEVWFADGRIFVRTDQGRVHSRPLEAFPRLKRATEEQRKAYTIEMRGQALRWKEMDEDIHISSFYEVAEPEPNNEVAMLFMRFPGLKVQDVAQHMGVDESLLEKYLYGIRKPSPKRMEQLRSALRVPEKAM; this is translated from the coding sequence ATGGAGAAAATCAAGGAAGTTTGGTTTGCAGATGGGCGCATCTTCGTGCGCACGGATCAGGGAAGGGTGCACAGTAGGCCGTTAGAGGCGTTCCCGAGGCTGAAAAGGGCTACGGAAGAGCAACGCAAGGCCTACACCATCGAAATGCGGGGCCAGGCGCTCAGATGGAAGGAGATGGATGAGGATATTCACATCTCGAGCTTCTATGAGGTGGCGGAACCGGAGCCTAACAATGAGGTGGCGATGCTGTTTATGCGATTCCCCGGGCTGAAGGTGCAAGACGTGGCCCAGCATATGGGCGTAGATGAGAGTCTACTGGAGAAGTATCTCTACGGGATCAGGAAGCCGAGCCCGAAGCGCATGGAGCAACTGAGATCGGCGCTGCGTGTGCCGGAAAAGGCGATGTGA
- a CDS encoding DUF4160 domain-containing protein gives MPTIFEIFGLRFFFFADDHKPIHVHVTKGGDDIKIAIEPKIEKLF, from the coding sequence ATGCCTACGATATTCGAGATTTTCGGGCTGCGATTCTTCTTCTTCGCCGATGATCATAAGCCTATCCATGTACATGTGACAAAGGGTGGCGATGACATCAAAATCGCCATAGAGCCGAAAATTGAGAAGCTATTTTGA